A single window of Nocardioides baekrokdamisoli DNA harbors:
- a CDS encoding glycosyltransferase family 2 protein, with protein sequence MNRLSVVIPALNEVDNLEAVIGSVPVAELAAAGWETEIVVVDNASTDGTGDEARRLGARVVEQPNRGYGNAYMAGFAEVSGDVVITGDADQTYPLDHAVALVNHLIANNLDFITCNRLGRENRDAMKPSHTVGNKVLSAISRVLFGNPIQDSQSGMWVFRRDVWATLDVRSSGMQFSQEIKNEAYASGARCGEVAIEYRPRGGEVKLNAWKDGLRNLWQLFEHRFRVNRAPRLALEAARTLEIIEIDSWAASAASPVAS encoded by the coding sequence ATGAACCGTCTGTCGGTCGTAATTCCGGCTCTCAATGAGGTCGACAATCTTGAGGCAGTCATCGGATCCGTTCCGGTGGCGGAGCTCGCCGCCGCTGGCTGGGAGACCGAGATCGTCGTCGTGGACAACGCCTCGACCGACGGCACCGGCGACGAGGCTCGCCGCCTGGGTGCCCGTGTCGTGGAGCAGCCGAACCGTGGCTATGGGAACGCATACATGGCCGGCTTCGCTGAGGTCAGCGGCGATGTCGTCATCACTGGTGACGCCGACCAGACCTACCCGCTCGACCACGCAGTCGCGCTCGTGAACCACCTGATCGCGAACAACCTCGATTTCATCACCTGCAACCGACTCGGCCGCGAGAACCGCGATGCGATGAAGCCGTCGCACACCGTCGGCAACAAGGTGCTCAGCGCCATCAGCCGTGTGCTGTTCGGCAACCCCATCCAGGACTCGCAGTCGGGCATGTGGGTCTTCCGTCGCGACGTCTGGGCGACGCTCGACGTACGCAGCTCTGGCATGCAGTTCTCGCAGGAGATCAAGAACGAGGCGTACGCCTCCGGCGCCCGCTGCGGCGAGGTCGCCATCGAGTACCGCCCGCGTGGCGGTGAGGTGAAGCTGAACGCCTGGAAGGACGGCCTCCGCAACCTGTGGCAGCTCTTCGAGCACCGCTTCCGGGTGAACCGCGCGCCGCGCCTCGCTCTCGAGGCCGCCCGCACGCTCGAGATAATCGAGATCGACTCGTGGGCCGCGTCGGCCGCGAGCCCCGTAGCCAGCTGA